AACATTTTCTGTGCGCTCGACTCGACTCGTGAAGTTCGATTGCCAGCTCTTTTCTTGTAGAACTCTAAAGCCCTCGAAAACTgtaagtgtaatatttttcttgtatttgtaTCTTGTCTTTTATGCAGCAAAAATCGGCAGTGAAAATTGAGTCCAGATTAGGTAAGCAGAACCTAGCCAATCAAATAAcaagtgtatatattatacttgttgTATGATCGGTTTAGGTATGCTCAGACGTGCTCCGagctaaaattttcaataccaGCATTAATTGATATTGAACGTAACAGACGTTCTGGACATTTTCAAGGCTAAAAAGTCGTAACTACTAGCAccattatatgaaaaatgtcTGTGGAGGAGTTGAAGATACGGGAGGAGCTAGAACTGGACGTGGAGAAAGGTCTGGAGGAGGAAATCAAAGACGGGATATACCGTCTCGCCCTGAGACTGCACAGGCTATACCAGCACCAGAAAGACAGTGCATCGAAGCAAAAATGTGATGGCAGAAATGAACGAGGAAATACAAGGGGGAAGATGCTGTCTGAGGTCAACATAAACATTAAAATGGAAGGCGGAAccacaattcaaataaaagagaTCAAGAAAGAGGCTGGTCGGAACGACCGTTGCACCAGAATCCCGACGCCTAAACatgcaagaaaacaagaaagcaTTGCTTTCCAGTCTCCTCGTGGCGTCAGGTTTGATTGGGCACAGAGTCTTAGAACAGCGTCGAGCCCTTCGCATATTAACCGTAAAATTGAGGAAAAACATCGACATAAAGTGAAGGAAAACGAAGGTAGTGGAAATCTTGGTCCGAGGAGGGGCAAGGAGGATATGGGAATCAAGACTGCGTTATTACAATTGGGATGGAAATATTAGGATCTTCAAGTATTTTATGGGTGCCGTACGTATCCAATATGGTGATGCTCTAACTCAACtaaagttttattaatgagaaattttaattcgaaTCGAGTTGGATTGGTTTTGAATAAGTTATAATGACAAGTACAATACATTTATCGTGTGATTGGTGTAGagtttataaaaagtaatcaGTTAAGTGAATAACACttgatttgttattaatttaatttgatcaaacttaattttaattgctaATGTTGGTATTTAATGTATTCTTCTTTTGCTAATGTCggtattttcatccaaatcctAACGGAAAAGAGTCAGGTgtaaatagtgattttttgGAGGGAGTGtacgtataattttaaaatttttttgagaaaaaatatatatttttatattttgggacGGGGTTTAactgtaattaacccttttatttattttgtttaggtTCTCTCTCTCATGCTGAGTACAAATCCATACACTATATATAGTTTGGGCCGTTGTATGTATAATAGTTGAAACCTGAGTCCGACCGGTTTGAGTTTGTGGACCACTTTTAATCACAATGTGGGCCAAAATTTGGACATGCAGCAGCAATTATATAGCGTTTGGACTGCACTGGCATGGCAATTGAAACTCTAGAACTAAATAGGACAATTTCATGATTAATCGATCATAACAAAGGTTAATAATATCCCTAGATTAATCTAACATTAATGATCTTgtccaaattaataatatgattaattttggattttgataGAGTCTTATAGAACaatatttaaagtaatttattgtgtattAGTTTTTGAATGAGATTTTATTTGATCGTTGAAGGGTTATTGTTGGAATATCTCaatgctttttttttcaacaatttgTTATTGTGGGTCgacttattttcttattacaaaaaggttgatttattttattcgaGTGACTTTGTTAAGCGTTCGTAActctcaaaataaattttaccacTCGACGAATTccaacattaatttatttggattaaatgcatttttctttttttttttcgtaattttgattatttagcattattattatttaattttttataatagttttttgaTCCTACATCTTTTAAGCTTTTACGATTTCAatccttttgttttgttggaATTTAGCTTCACTGGCAGAAGGGTGAATTTCGAGGGATAAACTGACTGAAATcggaaaaatttaaaaggtgAAAGACCAAAATGCTACTTTAGAAatttaaaggacaaaaatgagCCACTAGGATTAGTaaccttaattttaaaaggtcaCGTAAGATGCACATGTATTTTTTAGGGGAGAAGGTGAACTCCGACAAAAAAGAGATTGAGAtcgtaaaaattaaaaagatataggaccaaatattgttttaaacaattaaaagacaaaaatataaaataaacaattatttacgagaacaaaaatacatttaaacctaataaattattgattaatgttATGATATGAATTATGTATGTTTAAACGTTGTCAAGCGTACGAAACAGATGCATGGATAAGTTGTTTAGTTTCCTTTCTAGGGAATTATAATGAGGACGACAACCTTAATTATGAGACAGTTTTGAAGGTTGAATGTAAtaatatagttataaaaaaatgagatttggCATGGATTTTTCGATCATTTTAAAGCCCGTGTCATGTAGGAACAGGTATTGACACTCAACAGGAATGGTAGGTGGTCGATGACGTTAGGATCTAATTGTTTATGTGCTATTTTTTTGGCGTGGCAAAATCGTTACTATAGGTGTTCCAAAAAAACTAGTACAATTTCCGTTCCAAATACCGATCCAAATTTGAAAcggtaaaatagtaaaactCTGTTTAGGAcactttattaaaattagtgaCGGTTTTGAGATGACCGTTCCTACATGTGATacaatgaatataaaaaaatgacaattagaaaatgtattccaaaatGAAGTGCAACTTGAAACAATTTTAGTACGCATGTGGATTAGTATTACAAAACCTGTTCCTATATATGATTTCTACTTAAAAATTGTTGTGTTACAACGACTGTGACTAAATTAGTTCCAATTTGGAATGagttttgtgtaatattaacAATGTATTATTAAGGCCGTTTTAAATAAGGAACAATTTCAATGGATAGAAGATCGTTCCAAATACAATATAGATTATAAGTCAACGACTAGTTTTTAACGGCTATTGTTTGTGTTTCAGGAACCGTTACAAAAACTGTTCCaaattttcctatatatatatatatattcctctcttttcatttaatcttactattttcttctattctcttatattctctttatttcctcaatctctcttttcttgatCTCTCACTGTACTACTATACTTTTATACTCTCATTTGTCAATTTGTCTTGAAgttttttgaagttattttggtcaggtaacaactttaacgtattttttaattgattatatttgttatacttttgtcaattaaatttaatattataataatatatgtgtgtgtttgtgtataGGAATCAtcatttaatgttataattcACTTACCATATGAttgatatacaattaaaaaaagtgatcaatcacacGACAAATACATCTTTGACAGTGCTTGTAATGGTTGTATTGccgttttaatatttttattctatctTGTTTTACAAATccatatcaataattaaaatagaaattttatttaacgaATTTAAGGtcctatatattaatttctcaaagttttgaccctataaataaatagaacagtctaaaagtaaattaataatttgattacaaaaaaatcttaatgaaaagaaatggaTAATTAATTTCCCTAAAAGTGGAGGGGCACCCCAGAAATAATggatatatttcaaaacaaaaatgatggGTATTTTGACCAAATTAGCCTTATGCGATGGACCACAATTTGTATGATAGATAGGGCAGCTTTAGCTGATACTGAGAATCCCCCACAACAGGAAATGTGTTGCAGTGGCAGGTAAAGCGCTTGGGCTGCCCCACgacatttcaaattatttgcaGTTActatactataatttttatttttttattttccgaAATTGAATTTCCAAAGTTCATATCACGACAAAAttcatacttatttatttatttattctattattaatattaatgtcTATAAGCATGATACatatatgaaattacattaaatcccACGGGACGTAgggttcaatatttttagtcttctGATttcgaaattttcaaaatggtcctaaaattgagaaaattcgacacatttatatactttacgaaattttttaaaattgcttagaattgaaaaaatttaacacgTTTAATCCCATAGATTCCATAAGGCAGAAAACCAAAATGTGTtaagttttcttgattttgatatcattttgaaaatatcgTAAAGTagagaattaaatatatgcattttcttatttttgggaCCATTAGAAATTCTATAAAACAGAATATTAagaaattcattttgaaaCATATGTTTTATCGTATGATATTTGCTCGTAAGATTAGAGAAAAAATCtcttatatttgtatttggattaatatatttggagctaagatttaataataaatccactaaatttatttgaataattctatatttcaaatgatttgaaattcttcaattttaattttgaattatttttataattgtgatgaatttcaaattcatttaatatggagtcgtttgaaattctttttttcaaatctcTCGTTCAAATCTAAATCCATCCATTCAAAAGAACCCTTAGAAacttttgtattaattttatctattttttaaaaacggCGTTGTCATGATGTGCCGTTCAAATAAGTACATACTCAGGCGTTCTtaaatatctatactatatattaatggaGATGGCCCTTTTAGTGTccgaaatattttttggttagcttttttttaaaaaaattatttttagaattatttatttatttctaactTTTCCACTCATGGCTCTTTCATAActagataaattttttttctcatgcatttttattagagataggtttattttttttattatcttatgttattttatatattttagataatttttaactctaaaaattaaatattataatttataaaaataatttattttaaatatttttttaaaattcagcaCATACATAAAATATCCTACGCTTActaatttaaagtaaaaatagtCAAATATGCATTCCATTTTAAGACATTATCATATTCTCATCTAACGTTTTATAATCCACTCAAATTCCatccataataattaatactcaGTATGTCCATATTTCGGCACATCTCATACCACGCGGCTAGGGTAGTACCCAACTACCCAGCCAAGATTACGAACTCTTAGatcatacatacatatatatatatatattaatattattattctatattattatatcatgATCTTGTCCATCTAATAATTCAACTCCATCTAAATACTTTCCAATTCATTAAACTCAAGAAACATTCTACGACCCCTACATAGATTTGTATCCACGTGGACCTATGAGTCAACTGGATATCAACTCacatttgaatttcaatatatacatagaattaattaaaattaaatagaaactacacttttttttaaaaaaataaaattacacgtatacccttaaaaaaaatttcgatTTACATCTGATCCCTTCCATTAGAATTTGAACGAAAGAATACTAaagtcagcaaaaaaaaatattataaatttttaattttatttctatgtaatatatttataactataaaaggataaatatagtatatatattaaaagttcTAGCTCAAGCAAAAATAGGACATTTATGAACTGCAATGACATTACGACAACATTGTATACAAATATTGATACATCTGCATTTATATAGAGACATGTTGGTGTAAGATGGAGCAGATATATCCCATGTCCAAGATTATTGCACATATACTACTAAGAAGAGAGGAATagtagttatatatatatatgtgtatatatatagagagagagagagagatgttgGAGTAGTGCCCACATGTTTCCCTTTGCTCcatcagaaataaaaaagttggaaTATATGCAAACACAAAGCTATAGAGCAGCTTCGGATCCATCCTACTTTCTCCAACATCAACAACTTGTCCATCTTCTTGCATGTCTTCCTGCTTTTCTTACAAACAACTGatgatgtatatatgtacatgtaGTTGTTCCCAATGCAGCAAATGTATGTAATAGCTAGCAGCAGTCATGTACAGTACTATACAACAAAGTAATAAAATGAGAAGAAGACAATTCATGCCATGCCAGTTtctatttacaaatttatttatacggaaatatatttatatgtatacttCTCATGAGCTCTTTCCTTCCCAATGTGCACACCCTTCTATGATCATACATTTTTTGGTTCCTAGCTTCTTTTATGGCCTTTAGCTAGATCAATCAtccacaattatatatatatatatatatagtactaAATTTTGGGAAATTCTCTTACCTTATcttgtcatgtgattgttATACAGTATAAAAAGGAGTGACTAATTTCATGacaagtataattatatctgtcatacctaatttaaataattttttttcaaaaatctttTGATGTAGAAGAAGTCCACATAACTTTTGTAAgtgtatattataattaatttactttgaagaattttgaaaaaattactttcCAAATATACAACAATATATAGGGTAATTACAAATCatttcttgttatttgaaaaattatgaataagtTGTGAAATTAATAaccgtctaataaatacctTTTGTGACATCTTATTATAGGGGGATATTTGCTAAATGTCCGTTAATTTTATAggggtatttgtaaatttcaaacaacgaaaaaatattataattacaacaaattttatgggaattcgttgtaatttaccctcgTATACAACTTTTCTATTTCGTAGGACATCAAAGCACTAAAATGAACATCTACGAAGGGAACCATAGGTTATGATTTTTTCgcaaaaatatatctaactGATTATAAAGATGATCATTAGTGATCTCGAGACTAGTGAATGGCTAGtggtgatatatatatatatatacaacaattttgtattttttaagagatataatgtaattatacaaaaattcgTCGAACACTTAAAATGATGGATCCCTTATGATCTCcatttataacatatatatatattagaaaaatggGAGAAAATTGAATGTGTGGAAGGAATACTCGTGATCTTGGAATCATGGACActttcaagaaattaattcaaagatGCTTCTTGAATACAAAAGTAAATGCTGCACAAGAAAGAGATGATGATCAAAGTACCCTATAAAGCCCTTCAACACTTGGCATTTTTTGATCGATCAACTTCTttgtagaaaataaaagatgaaaatactctctctctctctctctctcttgtaagaaagaaaagggaagagagagagagagagagcatcCCCTATCCACATTTAACGGAGGGCAAGATGTGTGTTCACTTTCATCAATCTCTTCTTCCATAGAATTAGCTCATCTTGCAAAATCATTGAGAAAGCACAGAGAATTTGGAGCATGGGATTCTATGCAAGAACTAATTAGCTTTCTTTCaggttttttatttctgtaCGATGAAGATGGGGACAAGGTGGTAATGGAAAAGTAGTGCAAGAACTCTAAACGAACAGATAAACTCAATTGTGAATTCACACGATAAGGTGGGAACTTTTTGCATTTTGCAGACAACAAGGTTTATATATCATCAACAACAACCTCATTTTTCAGCTAAGATTAATGGGCAGCTTCAATTCTTGATCATCAATACTAGCAAATCAATTACCTTTTGTCTTCATGCAAGAATGAAACCTTAAACCTATGCATCAGAACCCATCCAGGAAAAGAAACTAGGAAACAATTAAGGTAATAAACCACACTCCGGACACCAGGGAATTGATTGAGGGAAAGAATCAATATACATAcacaaaatgagaaaataaaaaccctAATTGAACTTAAGAGTAGTACTAGATCGAATTATGAGAGCAACAACAATGACAACAACAAATTTCCGAGGAAACTAATTCTGAGTACTACTCACCAACCCGCATTCAAATAAATCTTGTCCATCTGCTAATTCTTGCTCTCTCCTCCTGCATGTTTCTTGTAAGAACACAACATATGATGACCTACATAGAATACTAAAATTTCCCTCCCGACATTAATTTTTGGAACTAGTTAGGTTTTCTTACCAAGAGTGTGCTTATTGTTGTGCATCCAGACTTTGAGCACATGTCTCTTGATGCCCAATTCGCTGCAGAACTGCTGCACCATTTCCTCATCCTGCTTCTGGATTTTCCACCCCAGACGCTCAGCAAAATTCAGCATTTTGTCCTTCTGCTCTTGCGTGAACTTGGTTCTGAATCTCTTCTTCCCGCCGCTGCTGCTGGGGTTAGAATAGTAATCCTCCATCTCATCTCTTGACCCACTTCCACCTCCGCCGCCGGAGTTCGACGGCAGGGCCAGCAGCGTGGCCCTCTGCTGCTGCTGCGGCGGAGCGACGTGGAGGTACCCGCTGGGCCCGCCACGGTACCCGAAATGGGGATGTGGGTGGTNNNNNNNNNNNNNNNNNNNNNNNNNNNNNNNNNNNNNNNNNNNNNNNNNNNNNNNNNNNNNNNNNNNNNNNNNNNNNNNNNNNNNNNNNNNNNNNNNNNNNNNNNNNNNNNNNNNNNNNNNNNNNNNNNNNNNNNNNNNNNNNNNNNNNNNNNNNNNNNNNNNNNNNNNNNNNNNNNNNNNNNNNNNNNNNNNNNNNCTTGCCGCAGAGACGGGGGCGCCGCCTCCACGGGGCTCTGCTCTGCATTTGGCGCCGCCCGGGTCGAGTTGGAGTTCCCCAGTGAGTCATCGTAACTCGGGCCCAACCCAACCTCTCCCTCTTGCTCCTCTTCTTGATCCTCAAAATCCATCCTACTTTAGCTTAAATTCAACACCTTAATtatcatatacatacatatatatatacatatataatcataCTCCACTAGATCTTTTTACTAAGCTCACATGCAGCAAAACTTAAACCCTAGGACAGTGTTACCGGCAACCGGAGCTCCCAGTTCCATCCCTTctttatattagaaaatttaattgggGCGAGAGAGAGGTAAAACCTGAAGATAAGATAAAGGAAAGTGGACAAAAATTTTCCTTCCAAGTGTTAAGAATGCTTTCCCATTTTCTGACTCTCTTTCATCTCTCTTACCCAAAATGGTGCTCACTTGTTTGACTACCGATCTCTATAATAAAtacccttattattattattaattatatttatactcctttatttaattttacttatagAAACCACTCATATCTTTTGCGTAATTATACAACCCAATCTGGAAGTAATAACACAgagatagtttgtgtaataatattgaCGTTTTTGTAGGAtgtatgtctaattttttgaaaaataaaaatattctggAAATATAATATGGACGTTTCTGGTAGgtgtatgtttaatttttcaaaaagttggAGTGGTTTATGTAAATGAAATCGATATTTTTAGTGAAtgtatgcaatttttcaaaaggcaGAAgagattatataaatagattatagatcagaaagtataattaaatataattatttcttattattaattatcaaaataatttttatcgaacttaaataatgacaaataaaaatatagttcatggcaaacaaaaataatgtgTAAAAGGTAATTCCAAAAGAATcataaggaaaaagaaaagcaaattaGAGTGATTCtt
Above is a genomic segment from Sesamum indicum cultivar Zhongzhi No. 13 linkage group LG13, S_indicum_v1.0, whole genome shotgun sequence containing:
- the LOC105176423 gene encoding uncharacterized protein LOC105176423, translating into MSVEELKIREELELDVEKGLEEEIKDGIYRLALRLHRLYQHQKDSASKQKCDGRNERGNTRGKMLSEVNINIKMEGGTTIQIKEIKKEAGRNDRCTRIPTPKHARKQESIAFQSPRGVRFDWAQSLRTASSPSHINRKIEEKHRHKVKENEGSGNLGPRRGKEDMGIKTALLQLGWKY
- the LOC105176411 gene encoding zinc-finger homeodomain protein 2-like (The sequence of the model RefSeq protein was modified relative to this genomic sequence to represent the inferred CDS: added 280 bases not found in genome assembly), whose product is MDFEDQEEEQEGEVGLGPSYDDSLGNSNSTRAAPPKMQSPVEAAPPSLRKSRYKECLKNHAVGIGGHAVDGCGEFIAAGEEGTLESLKCAACNCHRNFHRKESEAGGAFAFHQHPQQQLLLTHHPHTHFGYRGGPSGYLHVAPPQQQQRATLLALPSNSGGGGGSGSRDEMEDYYSNPSSSGGKKRFRTKFTQEQKDKMLNFAERLGWKIQKQDEEMVQQFCSELGIKRHVLKVWMHNNKHTLGGESKN